One Leptospira kirschneri serovar Cynopteri str. 3522 CT DNA segment encodes these proteins:
- the sph gene encoding sphingomyelin phosphodiesterase codes for MRNIFRKKSDGMQNTYKKSKSLIGFYCLFLFFLNCLPDRQNVHANLLMYFLLISKESNIQFTNISAERARTEVQASSEEEIKILSYNLFMYHKGLFNSGNWGQEKRAQLFAYSKYVKDQDVLVLEGVFDTKSKNILMNGLRSQYPNQIDVIGRATHGWDQTLGDFRAFPLDNDYNGGVIVLSKWPIEEKIQYVFENHGCGNDYYYNKGFVYVKINKHGRKYHIIGTDVQNTSCSDLGQNARKHQFVEIKNFINLKQVPKNETIFLAGSFNVNRGSTEYQDILMILGVDEPHYAGISFTWDPKKNAIASYTSGAPQVSSYLEYIFVVGTHFKPQVWQNLAYDPITPTTWNVVGYTGYEFSDRYPVYGFTYADSNTPTQSAHRRKYDQVSFESVATGKKIQADPEQANGWLQVNASDETEFTKFNLLQEDDPKSNTDCLKSGYTRIEPSYYLNYYWNWWLGGGGGNYAYYPKFNDASNNLQIHVIDEEECIKDGSRIVFKDYDGNTLDYYYLTIWDGGNWNGYLYLWNKTYNLRETFKVRLNTKPERDWKDDLIYR; via the coding sequence ATGCGGAATATTTTTCGAAAAAAAAGTGATGGAATGCAAAATACATACAAAAAATCTAAATCTTTAATAGGTTTTTATTGTCTCTTTTTGTTCTTTTTGAATTGTCTACCGGATAGACAAAATGTACATGCAAATTTACTAATGTATTTTTTGCTTATTTCAAAAGAATCGAATATTCAATTTACGAATATAAGTGCGGAAAGAGCGAGAACTGAAGTTCAAGCATCTTCGGAAGAGGAGATAAAAATTCTAAGTTACAATCTTTTTATGTATCATAAAGGACTTTTTAATTCCGGAAACTGGGGTCAAGAGAAAAGGGCGCAATTATTTGCATATTCAAAATATGTTAAAGATCAGGATGTGCTCGTATTGGAAGGAGTTTTTGATACAAAATCGAAAAATATACTTATGAATGGACTTCGCTCTCAATATCCAAATCAAATCGATGTCATCGGAAGGGCTACACACGGTTGGGATCAAACTCTAGGTGATTTTAGAGCTTTTCCGCTCGATAACGATTATAATGGAGGAGTGATTGTCTTAAGCAAATGGCCTATCGAAGAAAAGATACAATACGTTTTTGAAAATCACGGATGTGGAAACGACTACTATTATAACAAAGGATTTGTTTACGTAAAAATTAACAAACACGGTCGCAAATATCATATCATTGGAACTGATGTTCAAAATACTTCTTGTTCTGATTTGGGTCAAAATGCAAGAAAACATCAATTCGTTGAGATTAAAAATTTTATCAATTTAAAACAAGTGCCAAAAAATGAAACTATATTTTTGGCGGGGAGTTTTAACGTAAATAGAGGTAGTACAGAATATCAAGATATTCTAATGATATTAGGTGTAGATGAACCTCATTACGCAGGAATTTCTTTTACTTGGGATCCTAAAAAAAACGCAATTGCCTCTTACACCAGTGGTGCACCACAGGTATCCAGCTATTTGGAATATATATTTGTTGTAGGAACTCATTTCAAACCTCAAGTTTGGCAAAATTTGGCGTATGATCCCATCACCCCGACTACTTGGAACGTTGTAGGATATACGGGTTATGAGTTTTCTGATCGTTATCCTGTTTACGGTTTTACTTATGCAGATTCTAATACTCCAACTCAATCTGCACATAGAAGAAAATACGACCAAGTATCTTTTGAATCGGTAGCAACTGGAAAAAAAATTCAAGCCGATCCTGAACAAGCAAATGGATGGTTACAAGTAAACGCATCGGATGAAACTGAATTTACAAAGTTTAATTTGTTGCAGGAAGACGATCCTAAATCCAATACCGATTGTCTTAAAAGCGGATATACTCGGATTGAACCTTCTTATTATCTAAATTATTATTGGAATTGGTGGCTCGGAGGAGGTGGGGGCAACTATGCTTACTATCCTAAATTTAACGATGCTTCCAATAATTTACAGATTCATGTTATAGATGAAGAAGAGTGTATAAAAGACGGAAGTAGGATTGTATTCAAAGATTATGATGGAAATACGTTGGATTACTATTATCTTACAATTTGGGATGGTGGCAATTGGAATGGATATTTATATCTTTGGAATAAAACTTACAACTTAAGGGAAACTTTCAAAGTAAGATTGAATACAAAACCTGAAAGAGATTGGAAAGACGATCTAATTTATCGTTAA
- a CDS encoding phage holin family protein — protein sequence MIHFLFSLILMSLVVEFVFPLIHPDFHVVGGWLNSLIVVVAFVILNAILRFILIVMTLGIGIVFYYLSLGLIGLIINAWVILIIGDWFPETLSVPGFWSAFLGGILLVLANYVGKTESKERKKEKLDS from the coding sequence ATGATTCATTTTTTATTTTCTCTGATTTTAATGTCACTCGTAGTGGAGTTTGTATTTCCGCTCATTCATCCCGATTTTCACGTAGTTGGCGGCTGGCTCAATTCTCTAATCGTAGTAGTTGCCTTTGTAATTCTCAATGCAATTCTAAGGTTCATACTAATCGTTATGACTCTTGGAATCGGAATCGTATTCTATTATCTAAGTTTAGGTCTGATCGGATTGATCATCAACGCTTGGGTGATCTTAATCATAGGGGATTGGTTTCCGGAAACCTTATCCGTGCCTGGGTTTTGGTCAGCGTTTTTAGGGGGAATACTTTTGGTGTTAGCCAATTACGTGGGAAAAACGGAGTCCAAAGAAAGAAAAAAAGAAAAGCTGGATTCGTAA
- a CDS encoding SRPBCC family protein, with amino-acid sequence MNATNTSTSDREIRATRTFDAPRDLVFKMWTDPEHVIHWWGPKGFTNTFETMDVRPGGIWKFIMHGPDGTDYPNLIVFLEVVRPEKLVYKHGSDMKDHPGDFHVTVLFSEQGGKTILDMTMLFNTAQQRNETVEKYGAIEGLNQTMDRLVEYLAKQKG; translated from the coding sequence ATGAACGCAACTAACACTTCAACTTCGGATAGAGAAATTCGCGCAACCCGAACCTTTGACGCACCTAGAGACCTCGTTTTTAAAATGTGGACGGACCCGGAACACGTCATTCATTGGTGGGGACCGAAAGGTTTTACAAATACGTTCGAAACCATGGACGTCAGACCTGGCGGTATTTGGAAGTTCATAATGCACGGTCCAGACGGTACGGATTATCCAAATCTGATTGTTTTTTTAGAAGTAGTTCGTCCAGAAAAACTAGTCTATAAACACGGCTCCGATATGAAAGATCATCCCGGAGATTTTCACGTTACTGTTCTTTTTTCGGAACAAGGCGGAAAAACCATCTTGGATATGACTATGCTTTTCAACACGGCCCAACAACGGAACGAAACTGTTGAGAAATACGGCGCTATCGAAGGTCTCAATCAAACTATGGATCGTTTGGTGGAATACCTGGCAAAACAGAAAGGTTAA
- a CDS encoding class I SAM-dependent methyltransferase codes for MILLSKVINQKRFFDLFSESYGFIELLSLGLANRIRKRSLGILNLLGDDVICDLMCGNGQNIGILRKYFRCKKIIGLDVSSRMIGRARDRFGNENILYITENVLACSVPSNYCDAVCCTFGLKSLLPEQRNLLISEVYRILKPSGTFVFVELSEPVGFIYIFWKFYFVYLLPLIGRLFSYPFVKNKYLANSISTFGNILSDEPYFRSFFSKVNLFSWYGGIVTGVFGQKF; via the coding sequence TTATAAATCAAAAGAGATTTTTTGACCTTTTTTCAGAAAGTTACGGTTTTATAGAATTACTCTCTCTGGGCCTTGCGAATCGGATTCGAAAACGTTCTCTTGGCATTTTGAATCTTTTAGGGGATGATGTTATTTGTGATTTAATGTGTGGGAACGGGCAAAATATTGGAATTTTAAGAAAATATTTCCGTTGTAAAAAAATCATAGGTTTGGACGTTTCTAGTCGTATGATTGGACGTGCGCGAGATCGTTTTGGAAATGAGAATATTCTTTATATTACAGAAAACGTTTTGGCTTGTTCTGTTCCTTCTAATTATTGTGACGCGGTTTGTTGTACTTTCGGATTAAAAAGCCTTTTACCTGAACAAAGGAATCTTTTAATTTCGGAAGTGTATAGAATTTTAAAACCTTCCGGTACTTTCGTTTTTGTAGAATTATCCGAACCAGTGGGTTTCATTTATATTTTCTGGAAATTTTATTTCGTATATTTACTTCCTCTGATCGGAAGATTATTTTCTTATCCGTTTGTGAAAAATAAATATCTGGCAAATTCAATTTCTACTTTTGGTAATATTCTTTCGGATGAACCTTACTTTCGTTCTTTTTTTTCCAAAGTGAATTTGTTTAGCTGGTATGGTGGAATTGTGACCGGTGTTTTCGGACAAAAATTTTGA
- a CDS encoding acyl-CoA thioesterase has protein sequence MNSQLKEFTYEIPVLWSQCDPNGHLNVGNFQVFLHEGRMVALEEAGYSYEKMREENIGPMILRSETDYKAEIRYPEGVIVVTSFGELKGSRCKIFQKLIRKSDGKIACESVSDCILFDFSKKRPWKYPDSLLVAFGAK, from the coding sequence ATGAATTCACAATTAAAGGAATTTACTTACGAGATTCCAGTTCTTTGGAGTCAATGTGATCCTAACGGACATTTGAATGTTGGAAATTTTCAGGTGTTTCTTCATGAAGGTAGAATGGTCGCTTTAGAAGAAGCAGGTTATAGTTATGAAAAAATGAGAGAAGAAAATATCGGCCCGATGATTCTGCGATCGGAAACTGATTACAAAGCCGAAATCCGTTATCCGGAGGGGGTGATTGTAGTCACAAGTTTCGGAGAATTAAAAGGTTCTCGTTGTAAAATTTTTCAAAAACTCATTCGAAAATCGGACGGCAAAATCGCTTGTGAATCCGTCTCGGATTGTATCTTATTCGATTTTTCTAAAAAAAGACCTTGGAAATATCCTGATTCTTTGCTCGTCGCTTTTGGTGCTAAGTGA
- a CDS encoding SRPBCC family protein — MNMSNQTIVASDREIVSIRVVNASREIVFKAWTDPQHLRLWWGPNGFTNTFHEFDLKPGGHWRFTMYGPDGTNYPNHSVFVEIIKPEKLVFDHISGHVFRVTTTFEEESPNNTKVTFRMLFESLQEFEKAKKYVIEGNEQNFDRLEAELKRMIN, encoded by the coding sequence ATGAATATGTCCAACCAAACGATAGTCGCTTCGGATCGTGAAATTGTCAGTATTCGTGTTGTCAACGCCTCTCGAGAAATTGTTTTCAAAGCCTGGACCGATCCACAACATCTACGGTTGTGGTGGGGACCAAATGGTTTTACAAATACGTTTCACGAATTCGACTTAAAACCAGGAGGCCACTGGCGTTTTACAATGTATGGTCCAGACGGCACGAATTATCCAAATCACAGCGTTTTTGTAGAAATTATAAAACCGGAAAAGCTCGTATTCGATCACATTTCTGGACACGTTTTTAGAGTTACTACAACTTTTGAAGAAGAATCACCTAATAATACAAAGGTGACATTTCGTATGCTGTTTGAATCTCTTCAAGAATTTGAAAAGGCTAAAAAATACGTAATTGAAGGGAACGAACAAAACTTTGACAGATTAGAAGCAGAACTTAAGAGAATGATTAATTAG
- a CDS encoding MFS transporter — MNPTNTNLASKKEWIGLAVIALPCLLYAMDLTVLYLAVPHLTEDLKPTGSQLLWIVDIYGFLVAGFLVTMGTLGDRIGRRKLLMIGAASFGIASVLAAFSKSAEMLIATRALLGITAATLAPSTLSLIRNMFLDTNQRTVAIGIWGTSFSIGGAIGPLIGGLLLEHFWWGSVFLLSVPVMILLLIVGPKLLPEFKDPNAGSLDIPSVILSLSSVLSIIYGFKRIAENGWEILSFLLIFSGLLIGTFFIRRQQNLKDPLIDLRLFKVPAFSAALIANSLTIFVGLGSFLFLAQYLQLVLGLSPLVAGFWTLPSAAGNVIGSLAVPMLVRKIRPIIVVSGGLVLNIIGLAFYALIEADSGLTYVVIGSVIISLGICSVVILGTDLIVGSAPPERAGAAASISETSVEFGGVLGIAVLGSIGTAVYKNRMNGLTFNGISPESMESAKGTLGAAVAVAKELPEDIALSLLYSAKHAFTDSFQLVSIICAVISFVLAVTIFMMRKSLEKEEGL, encoded by the coding sequence ATGAACCCCACAAACACAAATCTGGCCAGTAAAAAAGAATGGATCGGTCTTGCTGTAATTGCACTTCCTTGTCTGCTTTACGCTATGGATCTAACCGTACTTTACTTAGCCGTACCTCACCTTACCGAAGATCTAAAACCTACCGGTTCCCAACTTTTATGGATCGTAGACATCTACGGCTTTTTAGTAGCCGGTTTTTTAGTCACCATGGGCACGTTAGGCGATCGTATCGGAAGAAGAAAACTTCTCATGATAGGCGCGGCATCGTTTGGGATCGCTTCCGTTCTGGCGGCGTTCTCCAAAAGTGCGGAAATGTTAATCGCAACCAGAGCCTTATTAGGTATTACAGCAGCAACCTTGGCTCCATCTACTCTATCACTAATTCGTAATATGTTTTTAGACACAAATCAAAGAACGGTCGCAATCGGAATCTGGGGAACTAGTTTTTCTATCGGTGGAGCAATTGGTCCTTTAATCGGGGGATTACTTTTAGAACATTTTTGGTGGGGCTCCGTTTTTCTACTGAGTGTTCCAGTTATGATTCTTCTTTTAATCGTAGGCCCTAAACTTCTTCCCGAATTCAAAGATCCAAACGCAGGAAGTTTAGACATTCCTAGCGTGATACTCTCTTTGAGTTCAGTTTTGAGTATCATATACGGATTTAAACGAATCGCTGAAAACGGCTGGGAAATTCTTTCATTCCTTCTTATCTTTAGCGGTCTTCTGATCGGAACATTTTTTATCCGAAGACAACAAAACCTCAAAGATCCTTTAATCGATCTTAGGTTGTTTAAAGTTCCCGCCTTCAGCGCCGCTCTGATCGCCAACTCATTGACCATTTTTGTCGGGTTGGGTAGTTTTTTGTTTCTAGCCCAATACCTACAATTGGTTCTCGGCTTATCGCCGTTAGTTGCAGGATTTTGGACTCTCCCTTCGGCCGCCGGAAACGTAATTGGTTCTCTTGCGGTTCCTATGTTAGTTAGAAAAATTCGCCCAATCATTGTAGTATCTGGAGGTCTCGTTCTCAATATCATCGGACTCGCCTTCTACGCGTTAATCGAAGCTGATTCGGGTCTTACTTATGTGGTAATCGGTTCCGTTATCATATCTTTGGGAATTTGTTCTGTGGTCATTTTAGGTACGGATCTAATCGTAGGCTCCGCGCCTCCAGAAAGAGCAGGAGCCGCAGCCTCTATTTCGGAAACCAGCGTCGAATTCGGCGGAGTTTTAGGAATCGCCGTTTTAGGAAGTATCGGGACTGCGGTTTATAAAAATCGTATGAACGGCTTGACTTTTAATGGAATTTCCCCGGAGTCGATGGAATCCGCCAAAGGTACATTAGGCGCTGCGGTCGCAGTCGCTAAAGAATTACCAGAAGATATTGCACTCTCTCTATTGTATTCCGCCAAACATGCATTTACCGATTCGTTTCAATTGGTTTCGATCATTTGTGCGGTGATTTCCTTCGTATTGGCAGTTACCATTTTTATGATGCGTAAAAGTTTAGAAAAAGAAGAAGGATTATAA
- a CDS encoding restriction endonuclease, whose product MSIPDFQSAMLPILKILNEKRESSTSTIRDGVAIVFKTTEQERRELLPSGKTRIFDNRVAWSITYLKMAGLIQSPKRSFYSITNEGSQFLKTNPERIDNNVLQQFESFQEKRFKASALQGDSLGVNEYIQTPDEMMETGYSKIRKDLAEELLNKIKSCNPYFFESIVLDLLIKLGYGGSDEKNKKVTKKSNDEGIDGIIKEDKLGLDLIYVQAKKWENPVSGTEIQKFAGALQVQRAKKGVFITTSMFTTNAREYVSKMDSKIVLIDGAELTDLMIEYNVGVSTKQTYEIKKVDLEYFNED is encoded by the coding sequence ATGAGTATTCCAGATTTTCAAAGTGCTATGTTACCTATATTAAAGATACTGAATGAGAAAAGAGAGTCGAGTACTTCTACGATACGTGACGGAGTTGCAATTGTTTTTAAAACAACTGAACAAGAAAGACGTGAATTATTACCTTCTGGAAAAACTAGAATTTTTGACAATAGAGTAGCATGGTCAATCACTTATCTTAAAATGGCTGGTCTTATTCAATCACCTAAGAGATCGTTTTATTCAATTACAAATGAAGGAAGTCAATTTCTAAAAACTAACCCTGAACGAATTGATAATAATGTTTTACAACAATTTGAATCCTTTCAAGAGAAAAGATTCAAAGCAAGTGCGCTTCAAGGAGATAGTTTAGGAGTAAATGAATATATCCAAACTCCTGATGAAATGATGGAAACTGGGTATAGTAAAATAAGAAAAGATTTAGCAGAAGAATTACTCAATAAAATCAAATCTTGTAATCCGTATTTCTTTGAATCTATAGTATTAGATTTGTTGATTAAACTTGGATATGGGGGATCTGATGAAAAGAATAAAAAAGTAACAAAGAAATCAAATGATGAAGGAATAGACGGAATTATTAAAGAAGATAAGCTCGGGCTTGATTTAATTTATGTTCAAGCAAAGAAGTGGGAAAATCCAGTTAGTGGTACTGAAATTCAAAAATTTGCTGGAGCCTTACAAGTTCAAAGAGCTAAAAAAGGGGTTTTTATTACAACTTCTATGTTTACTACAAATGCTCGTGAGTATGTTTCTAAAATGGATTCAAAAATTGTGTTAATTGATGGCGCTGAACTTACTGATTTGATGATTGAGTATAATGTTGGTGTATCAACAAAACAAACATATGAAATTAAAAAAGTAGATTTAGAATATTTTAATGAGGATTAA
- a CDS encoding ArsR/SmtB family transcription factor, with the protein MVQQEVETDQLSLTFAALADPTRRKILATLRYGEVTVKQLAEPFAISLPAITKHLKVLEKAGLISRSREAQWRPSRLEAGPLKEAADWIDEYRQMWEARLDRLDEYLRELQQKESQQKKENKL; encoded by the coding sequence ATGGTTCAACAAGAAGTAGAAACAGATCAATTGAGCCTCACTTTTGCAGCCTTAGCGGACCCAACCCGTCGTAAAATTCTGGCAACTCTTCGTTATGGAGAGGTCACCGTAAAACAACTTGCGGAACCTTTTGCGATCAGTTTGCCTGCGATCACAAAACACCTCAAAGTGTTGGAAAAAGCAGGGCTTATTTCCAGAAGCCGTGAAGCTCAATGGAGACCCTCCCGTTTAGAAGCGGGACCTTTGAAAGAAGCAGCAGACTGGATTGACGAATATCGTCAGATGTGGGAAGCAAGACTCGATCGTCTGGACGAATACTTACGAGAACTACAGCAAAAAGAATCACAACAAAAAAAGGAAAACAAATTATGA
- a CDS encoding SRPBCC family protein translates to MKDTTNQTKDELVITRIFNAPRETVFDAWTIPEQLTRWWGPKGFTSPVCKIDFKVGGKYLFCMRSSEGQDFWSTGVYKEIVRPEKIVQTDNFADKNGNVVPASAYGIQGDWSESILVTLIFEDHQGKTKLTLHHTGIPAGEIREMTNASWNESLDKLESTLK, encoded by the coding sequence ATGAAAGATACAACAAACCAAACTAAAGACGAATTGGTGATTACTCGGATTTTCAACGCGCCCAGAGAAACCGTTTTTGATGCCTGGACGATCCCGGAGCAATTGACTCGATGGTGGGGGCCCAAAGGTTTTACATCTCCGGTATGTAAGATCGATTTTAAAGTGGGAGGTAAATATCTTTTCTGTATGCGTTCTTCCGAAGGACAAGATTTTTGGTCCACCGGAGTTTATAAAGAAATCGTCAGACCCGAAAAAATCGTCCAAACGGATAATTTTGCGGACAAAAATGGCAATGTCGTTCCCGCTTCCGCTTATGGAATCCAAGGAGATTGGTCCGAGTCTATTTTAGTCACCCTTATCTTTGAAGATCATCAAGGAAAAACAAAACTGACCCTACATCATACGGGTATTCCAGCCGGAGAAATAAGAGAGATGACCAATGCGAGCTGGAACGAATCTCTAGACAAACTAGAATCGACTCTTAAATGA
- a CDS encoding SRPBCC family protein has product MSKSKMIVLSVLAVFAALVIVLVAVASTKPADFRFERTLNIKAQPEKIFTFVNDYHNWPSWSPWEKLDPEMKRSYSGASIGLGSVYEWEGNSEVRKGRMEIIESNSPSNIKMKLDFISPFEAHNTAEFTFVAKDGKTNVTWAMYGPNAFISKLMGLFWDMDQMIGKDFETGLNNIKTIVEEK; this is encoded by the coding sequence ATGTCAAAGTCAAAAATGATCGTTTTATCAGTGTTAGCTGTATTTGCAGCTTTAGTTATAGTACTTGTCGCAGTTGCTTCCACGAAACCGGCAGATTTCCGTTTCGAAAGAACACTAAACATAAAGGCACAACCCGAAAAAATTTTTACTTTCGTTAATGATTATCATAATTGGCCTTCTTGGTCTCCTTGGGAAAAACTAGATCCAGAAATGAAACGGTCTTACAGCGGCGCGTCTATCGGTTTAGGTTCCGTTTACGAATGGGAAGGAAATAGCGAAGTAAGAAAAGGACGTATGGAAATTATAGAATCAAATTCACCTTCCAACATCAAAATGAAATTAGACTTTATTTCTCCTTTTGAAGCGCATAATACCGCCGAATTTACGTTTGTAGCCAAAGACGGTAAAACTAACGTCACCTGGGCGATGTATGGACCGAACGCCTTTATTTCCAAATTGATGGGACTATTTTGGGATATGGATCAGATGATCGGAAAAGATTTTGAAACCGGTTTAAATAATATCAAAACGATCGTAGAAGAAAAATAA
- a CDS encoding DoxX family protein: MNQEKIKTIIYWIVTTLIAANYAFASYAYFNRGPEVVTGMTQLGYPMYFITILGVWKLLGAIAITIPRFPLLKEWAYAGMFFNLTSASISNAAAGMETIHVILPMVALVLVALSWALRPASRRLEGIWHL, translated from the coding sequence ATGAATCAGGAAAAAATTAAAACCATCATCTATTGGATTGTAACCACTCTGATCGCGGCTAACTACGCGTTTGCTAGTTACGCCTATTTCAATCGCGGACCGGAAGTAGTTACCGGAATGACTCAACTCGGTTATCCAATGTATTTTATAACCATTCTTGGAGTTTGGAAATTGCTGGGTGCAATCGCCATCACGATTCCACGTTTTCCTCTTCTGAAAGAATGGGCTTATGCAGGAATGTTTTTTAATCTTACCTCGGCTTCGATTTCCAATGCGGCAGCCGGAATGGAAACCATACATGTCATACTTCCCATGGTCGCTTTAGTTCTAGTAGCCTTGTCTTGGGCCTTACGCCCTGCATCCAGAAGACTGGAAGGAATCTGGCATTTATAA